One genomic window of Fusarium fujikuroi IMI 58289 draft genome, chromosome FFUJ_chr01 includes the following:
- a CDS encoding probable protein FR, involved in hyphal branching: MSRQYQYHTNSKVPRNIQSIGHVLSVNAQQTAHQLRLWALGPGKRLAASMGERIARRLRRNLTSRRLLSFPHLVVLFWMVVLLYGERWVFNSKVANCDWDHWEKWPKDAKPHHLVFVADPQIIDPHSYPGRPWPINPLTVLITDNYLRRGYRAMQRRLHPDSLFFLGDLFDGGREWKTREGRFVDPKWGRGRSKEEKKLVQTWHDKYGEDFWLHEYERFGDIFFEHFNDGGEAPGAWQRGRKLVTSLPGNHDLGFGAQVQVSVRDRFSAFFGDVNRVDVVGNHTIVSVDSVSLSADTSEWKNQHDLQPIYGPVNEFLDGVKTLKRKAAEEELRHYYDLQGGLRYPHHVEELERSKPTWGNNPEAEKADGPDFPTILLTHVPLYRAPGTPCGPQREHWPPAKPPKGQKEPVFPDHRNALSVVGGYQYQNVLNEEDSVKLVKKVGNIKHVFSGDDHDYCEVVHSDAKENVREITVKSMSMAMGVPTPGFLMASMYNPVDAQGKPLPGAPEQTIQTHLCLLPNQIHTYMEYIVFIVATLVLLVVRAALVPALSLAPFALEPEKSSPSAVLPMYKDKMDPPEASSYRNTTSSGTSAHHLPSRLSAAAPRNGRSASPVQTSGRWQARRGGRSDKRWGWGSAGGPRIHLDDNLFSTSVQDQRIGGKKALGVIVRELWTTTWRVAWMTVSFFAYLAWRG, from the exons ATGTCGCGCCAATACCAGTATCACACCAACTCCAAGGTTCCGAGGAACATCCAGTCAATAGGCCATGTTCTATCGGTCAACGCACAGCAGACGGCGCATCAGCTGAGGCTGTGGGCTCTTGGGCCGGGAAAGCGTCTAGCTGCGTCGATGGGTGAACGAATTGCGCGGAGATTACGGCGGAATCTTACTTCAAGACGGTTGTTGAGCTTTCCACATCTGGTGGTATTGTTTTGGATGGTAGTGTTGTTGTATGGCGAGCGATGGGTGTTTAACAGCAAGGTTGCGAACTGCGATTGGGATCATTGGGAGAAATGG CCGAAAGATGCGAAACCTCACCAcctcgtcttcgtcgccGACCCCCAAATAATCGATCCTCATTCCTACCCAGGTCGTCCCTGGCCTATCAACCCTCTCACAGTCCTCATTACCGACAACTACCTACGACGAGGCTACCGAGCCATGCAGCGACGATTACATCCCGACAGTCTGTTCTTTCTCGGCGATCTTTTCGACGGTGGCCGGGAGTGGAAGACCCGCGAGGGCAGGTTCGTCGATCCGAAATGGGGACGTGGCCGGtcaaaggaggagaagaagttggtTCAGACGTGGCACGACAAGTATGGCGAGGATTTCTGGCTACACGAGTATGAGAGATTTGGGGATATCTTCTTCGAGCACTTCAATGACGGTGGAGAAGCACCCGGGGCTTGGCAGCGCGGGCGGAAGCTGGTGACGAGTTTACCGGGAAACCATGACTTGGGTTTTGGTGCGCAAGTCCAGGTTTCAGTGCGGGATCGATTCAGTGCATTCTTTGGGGATGTGAATCgtgttgatgtcgttggAAACCATACGATTGTGTCTGTTGACTCGGTCTCTCTGAGCGCGGATACTTCAGAGTGGAAGAACCAGCATGATTTGCAGCCTATCTATGGACCTGTGAATGAGTTTTTGGATGGTGTAAAGACACTGAAGAGAAAAGcagctgaggaggagttgcGCCATTATTACGATCTCCAAGGAGGCCTTCGATATCCTCACCACGTCGAGGAGCTGGAAAGGTCGAAACCAACATGGGGCAACAACCCTGAAGCAGAAAAGGCTGACGGACCCGACTTTCCTACGATTCTCCTGACTCACGTTCCGCTCTATCGAGCCCCTGGAACACCTTGCGGACCTCAGCGAGAACATTGGCCACCTGCCAAACCTCCCAAGGGGCAGAAAGAGCCAGTATTCCCTGATCATCGAAACGCTCTCAGCGTCGTTGGTGGATATCAATACCAGAACGTGCTCAACGAAGAGGACTCAGTCAAGCTGGTTAAAAAGGTGGGCAACATCAAGCATGTATTCTCAGGCGATGATCACGACTACTGCGAGGTTGTGCATTCTGATGCGAAGGAGAATGTTCGGGAAATTACCGTCAAGAGTATGAGCATGGCCATGGGTGTTCCTACCCCGGGTTTCCTCATGGCGAGCATGTACAACCCTGTTGATGCTCAAGGCAAGCCACTGCCTGGAGCACCAGAGCAGACGATCCAGACTCATCTGTGTCTTTTGCCGAACCAGATCCATACATATATGGAGTatatcgtcttcatcgtcgcaACGCTTGTGCTTCTCGTCGTTCGCGCTGCACTTGTACCTGCGCTGTCACTCGCCCCTTTCGCTCTCGAGCCCGAGAAGTCATCGCCTTCAGCTGTCCTGCCTATGTATAAGGACAAGATGGACCCCCCCGAGGCATCGTCATACCGCAACACCACATCTTCAGGTACTTCAGCGCATCACCTACCCTCACGCCTATCAGCCGCAGCACCCCGTAATGGACGAAGCGCGTCCCCTGTTCAGACCTCGGGTCGATGGCAGGCTCGACGTGGAGGCCGTAGCGATAAGCGCTGGGGCTGGGGGTCTGCAGGCGGACCACGAATCCATCTCGACGATAATCTCTTTAGTACAAGCGTTCAGGATCAGCGTATCGGTGGTAAGAAGGCTCTTGGCGTTATCGTTCGAGAACTATGGACGACGACATGGCGTGTTGCTTGGATGACAGTCTCGTTTTTCGCATATCTTGCATGGAGAGGATAA
- a CDS encoding related to DNA repair exonuclease rad1: MAPDAQPVFRAVATSTRPLYQLLRCINFAPRVHVQITEDGVRFAADHARVMQGVAFLDKALFSSYTANLPAQDGDNPPELPNFQLSLSSVLEVLQIFGAVDVATRAQKADQDPYRSNLRNYRPDAFSNQTLGISGTCTLQYGQEGDPFKITIEESGVKTTASLTTYLPEIPDDIPFDRNDLSFKIIMQSRTLLDSMAEISPTAPTKLTIATTKTSPFLSLAGVGDLGSSGVDFARGRELLETFNIQERWSQAYKFDFIKNSTEAMRIATKVSLRGDGQGVLSLQFMVDIEGGKRSFLDFRFVPFISHDEDDDEDDEIEEAGEAD; the protein is encoded by the exons ATGGCACCAGACGCTCAGCCAGTCTTTCGCGCAGTTGCGACTTCGACCAGACCACTGTATCAACTTCTCAGATGCATCAACTTTGCACCCAGAGTTCATGTTCAAATTACAGAGGATGGCGTTCGTTTCGCTGCTGACCATGCACGGGTGATGCAAG GAGTTGCATTTCTCGATAAagctctcttctcatcatataCAGCCAATCTCCCTGCTCAGGATGGCGACAATCCTCCCGAGCTTCCTAATTTTCAACTTTCATTATCTTCTGTTCTCGAAGTACTCCAGATTTTTGGAGCCGTAGACGTGGCCACACGGGCTCAAAAAGCAGACCAGGATCCTTATCGCAGCAATCTTCGGAACTATCGGCCTGATGCTTTCAGTAACCAAACTCTTGGTATTTCTGGCACTTGTACTCTGCAGTATGGCCAAGAGGGGGATCCATTCAAGATCACCATTGAGGAGTCTGGAGTTAAGACAACAGCGTCATTGACAACCTATCTACCGGAAATACCTGATGATATTCCATTTGACCGCAATGATCTGTCCTTCAAAATCATTATGCAATCTCGGACGCTACTCGATTCTATGGCAGAGATTTCCCCGACAGCACCGACGAAGCTAACTATCGCAACCACTAAAACCTCGCCATTTCTATCTCTCGCTGGTGTCGGGGATCTTGGAAGCTCAGGAGTGGACTTCGCCCGTGGAAGAGAACTTCTCGAAACCTTCAACATCCAGGAACGATGGTCTCAGGCGTACAAgttcgacttcatcaagaatTCAACAGAAGCAATGCGGATTGCCACCAAGGTTAGTTTACGAGGGGATGGTCAGGGGGTACTGAGTCTGCAATTCATGGTGGATATTGAAGGTGGCAAGCGAAGCTTTTTGGACTTTCGGTTCGTTCCATTCATCTCgcacgatgaggatgatgatgaggacgatgagatAGAGGAGGCTGGCGAAGCAGACTAG